The window CACAGCAACCGATTTTTTGGCTGGAATCGGTGCATCGGGGCAACTCCTTACTCGGAAAAACCTTTTTAAGGCATCAGGGTATCTACTCGTCGGTAGTGCTATCTCTCTGGCTTATACCTACAAGCAATCTGTCGATTACTACCTGTGTATTATCGCTCTCTGCCTACTCTTCTGGGTTGTCGCTTTCGTGGCAAAACAATTGGACGTAACTGCTCGTAAAAAGTTCTTTGTTGCGTTCAGTGTTATCGTCAACCTTGGCGTACTGGCTGTCTTCAAATACCTCAACTTCTTTGCCAATTCCCTTCAGTCTGCTGCAGGCAATTTCGGTTATGAGCTGAATTACGTAACGCTCAATATCATTCTGCCCGTTGGCATCTCATTCTACACTTTCCAGACACTAAGCTATTCGATTGATATCTATCGCGGCAAGATCAAACCGACCAATAGCTTTCTTGACCTTGCGGCATTTGTCGCGTTCTTCCCCCAACTGGTGGCCGGCCCGGTTGAGCGTGCTTCGAACCTCTTGCCCCAGTTTGAAAAGTTACGTGTTTTTACCGCAGAAAGAATCAACTCCGGAGCGACTCTTTTCGTCTGGGGTTTGTTCAAGAAAGTCTTTATTGCGGACAACCTCTCTCTGATAGCAGACAAGGCTTTTTCTAACCCTGGTGATTTGGGCTCAATGGATCTCCTAGTTGGCCTGCTTGCCTTTACCTTCCAAATCTTCTGCGATTTCTCCGGCTACAGTGATATGGCGCGAGGTCTAGCAAGAATCATTGGCTTTGACCTGATGCTGAACTTCAATATCCCATACATTGCACGAACTCCCTCCGAATTCTGGCAGCGTTGGCATATCAGCCTTTCCTCTTGGCTTCGGGATTACCTGTATATCCCTCTTGGTGGCAATAAGGGTGGATCATTTTACATCTACCGAAATCTATCTCTGACCATGTTGCTGGGAGGCTTGTGGCATGGTGCCAGCTGGACCTTTGTGATCTGGGGTGCTTATCAGGGTGCAATCCTGGTTGTTTATCGCCTATTGAAAATTGATGAGATGCTTGCAACTCTCAAGGGGATACCAAATGTTTTAACACGGAATCTCATTAATGTGGCAGCGATCAGCATCATGTTCCTCTTTACGATCTATGGTTGGCTGATCTTCCGCGCGAATACGATGGATGTTCTGACCTCATACACAACAAACCTGTTGCTGTTTAAAGGTGGGATCCCTTTCGATGGCTTGTTGAAAATTCTCTACTACGTCTGGCCGCTTTTGGCGATGCAGGCGATCCAGGTCTATCGCAAAAATCTGGAAATCTTCTTTGACTTGCCCAGCTTTGTTCGTCTGAATGTGGCCTTGTTTGTGCTTTACAGTATTATTCTTCTGCAACCCCACGCCACGGTTGCCTTCATATATTTTGATTTTTAAGGTGCTGATATGATGAAGAAACTTTTGAAATTATCTGGACTGATGATTTACACAATCATCTTCGGTGAAACCTTCCTGCGCATTATGGCGCCGCAGCCCCTGATGCCACGCTATGTAACCGGCTCTGCAGATGGTGTCCGGGCGAATATCCCGAATGTTACTTATCATCATAAGACTCCAGAAGTTGATGTGGAAATCCGCATTAACGCACAAGGGATAAGAGCCGACCGGGAATTCAGCCTGGAAAAACCTGAAGATACTTATCGAATTGTTCTGCTCGGCGATTCCTTCTTTATGGGTTATGAGGTTGAGCTTGAGAATAGTCTGGCCTGGCTGTTGGACGAAAAACTGCGGGGCAGGGGCGTCAACGCCGAGGTCATCAATCTGGCCGTGTCCGGCTTCGGTACTTCAGAGAACCTGATTGCATTGAAAGAACGTGGGCTGCGATACGATCCTGACCTGGTCATTATGGAATGGCATGCAACCGACCCTTCCGACAACATTCGGTCAAACCTGTTCCGGTTGAATGATGATCAACTCGAAACAGTTAGCCCTGCCTACCTGCCTGGAATCTCGAAACGTGATGCATTAATGCGCATTCCTGGTTATCCATGGCTTGTCGGCAACAGTCACCTGTACAGCTCGGTGCGCGAAAAAGCTGCTACTGCTGTTAAGGGTCTTTTGCTGGCTTTAAACCGGTCGCCAGCTAAAGAAACCGAAGCAGCAGATAGCTCACCCGCCGTTGCAGATGTCCTGGATGAAACTTTGATCAAGGCAGTGCAGCGTGAAGCGGAGAGTGTTGGTGCCGAGTTTGTTTTACTGGATGTGCCGATACGCCAAAGCCGTGTCGCATACAAATCGGCATTGAGTGCCCTGGAACTTGAAGAATTGCATAATGTAAATCTCGTTTCCCCCCTGGATAAGTTAATGCAGGAATCCTCCCCGGAAAAGAAACTGTATTTTGAACAAGGGCATGGCCACTGGACTGTTGAAGGAAACAGGATCGTTACTGACGTTCTTGCTGATGCTCTTTTCTCAAAAGTCGAAAGTGTTGCAAATTTAGCCGCAAGAAAAAACCATTCCAAGTTGCCGCTATAAGATGAAGAATCGAATTGCCGGTTTCTACTCTCTTCTCCTGTGGTGTGTTGCTGGAATCCTGTTCTCTTGGTACATCCTACATCTCACTCGTGGTGATCATTTCCTTCCCGTTCGCCTGCTCACTTATATCACTCCCTGGGTGACAATTGCCGCAATTTTGGCCGCTCTCAGTGCCTGGTTCTTACAAAAATTCAAACTAGCAGCAACGCTTTCCTGTTTGTTCCTGCTGCTCGCTTACCCTTACATATCACAGTTCATACCTAGGAGTGTTGATCCGGGACCAGGACCAACCCTCAAGGTGATGACCTACAGCGTGATGGGCCGTAATCATGACTATGATGCGATGGCCAGAGTTTTTGCCGAGTATCAGCCTGACCTGGCGTATTTTCAGGAGGTCGGGCAGGGAGCACTCGAAGACAAGCTAACAGCACTTTCTGTGCACAAGAAACTCTACTTCGTGACGACCAATAATATCGGTTTTATCGTCAGCCGATATCCCATTGAGTTGGAAGAAGAAGCCAGGCCCTTTTCCCGTTTTACTCTCACGCTGCCACAGGGCGCTGTGTCTCTCTGGAATGTGCACACCTGGAAGGCGATCAGAAGTTACGATGCACAATACGGGCAGATCAAAGCCTTGACTGAGGCTGTTGGCAAGACCTCCGATCCGATGATTGTGGCGGGTGATTTTAACGCGACTGAGATGAGTGAGACCTACCGGATGATGGCTGCTCATCTCAAAAATACCCATGCGGAGGCCGGGTTTGGTTTTGGCTTTACCTTCCCGACTCCGGCCCGGAGGATGGGGAGTCTGTTTCCTTTTTTGCGGATAGATCATATTTTTTACAGTCAGCATTTTGAGGCAATCAGTAGCAAGGTTGGTGAGAATGCTGGTGGGTCCGATCATTTACCGGTTATTGCTGAGTTGAGGCTGGTGGATGATAGGGTGGAGTAGAGGTCGCCAACAAGCTTAAGGCCGAAAGCATTTATTTGGATATTAGGCTAAAATAAATTCATGCATCCCTACACACAACTTGCAAGACATCTTTCGCCGATGGTCGGTCCCGAGGAGGCTGGTGATGTCGATTGGACGCTGCTACTACAGCTTGCCAACCTGCACAAATGCACACCGCTCTGGTATGTCCGCCTGTGGGAGAAAGGCCTGCTCGGCGAGTTGCCAACAGGGCTGGTTGAGTATCTTGCCCAGTTGCATGCCGCCAATGTTGAGCGTAACAGTACACTGAAAAGTGAACTGGCGGAGATTGTCGGCTGGTTTGCAAAAGTGGGAATTGAGGTTGTGTTGTTGAAGGGAGCGGCGGTATTAGCCGACGATCTCTATGGCGATCCGGGGGCTCGGCTGATGGGGGATCTCGACCTGTTGGTTCCCCCTGATCGGGCAGACGAGGCGCAGCAACTGTTGTTGGGCCAAGGCTATGCGCTCTGCCCGCCGGAAGAAGAGAAGGTTGTCTACCGTCTACCGACCGACGTCGATTACCATCTGGAACCGTTGTATCGACCAGGCAGTGGTATTGTGGTGGAGGTTCACCACCGGATGATGTCTCGGCAGGGGGGGAGGGCCTTGCCGGTAGATCGGGCCTGGGCCGAAAAGGTTCCGGCCCCGGGTTTCGGTGATGAGGTGTTTCTGCCGAGCCCTGGTTGGCGATTGCTGCACAATGCTTTGCATGCGTTGCTCCCCTATGGAGAATTTATAAAGGGGCAAGTACTGCTTTGCAATCTTGCTGAAGCGGCTGCCCTTCTTGAGGTCGGGCATGAGCTGGACTGGAGCGGTTGGGAAGATGCTGGTGGAAAGCATCGGCTGCGAGCCGAACTAAACGGTTACGCTCTGCTGCTGCACGAACTTATGGACGTCCCGTTTCCTGCAAATTGGCCACCTCTTTCCAAAAATGCCAACCTGCTCACGCTGCTGGTTGCCGGCGGAGCGAGAGAGGTTGTCTCTCCCTATGAAGACGACGCCAAGCGCTTGCGGCGGCATTACCTCGCCCGGCTGCCAGGCTATGCCTGGCACAACGTCTGTTATGCTCCGGGCTGGTGGCGGTTGCCGGAAAGGTTTGGTTGTTTGTTGACGCGCGGGCTGCGAAGCAGCGCCCGGAAAAAACTTCGTCTATAAATGATTTGCATTCACTTGAATATGAGTGCTATCTTACAAAACGTCTATGTTGTCGTTTCATAATAGTTTTATCTCGAATAGAGGGTAAGATGAAGGCGATTCAGAAAAATACAGATAGTGAAGACAATCAGCTCGTCGATGCCTCCCGCCGCGATTTTCTACGTAAGAGCGTTTATGCCGCTTATGCCACACCGTTGATCACGACATTGCTGGTCCAAAAGGCCAGCGCTGCCGCTTCCTCCGCTGGTACTAATAATCCCAATTGTCAAGATCCCGTCTGGAGTGCACTGCGTCCCGGTGTGTGTGAATAAAGTTCTTCTCTCAATGTCGCTGTAGTTATGTCTTTTGATTCCGGTGGAATAGCTTTTCATCCCTTTGCTGGCGGTGCCGCTTTACACAGGACAGGCGGCCATCGGCTCTGGGTTCTGAACTCCAGTTCGGCAGTTCTCTGGTGCTTGCTGGAGGAGCTCGGCGACACTTACGAGCTCGTTGGGGCCTACGCAGCTCATTTCCGAATTACTTCTGAACAGGCCCATGCTGATGTAAAGCTGGGCCTGGATCATTTTGTACGGGCCGGGTTGCTGCGAGAAGTGGTTGAGGAAACTCAAGAAAATCTCCCTCTAGATGTGGTTGACCCTTTAAATCGCTCTACCTATCCTTTGCCTATTGTTAAGTCCAGCTCCACTGCAGTTCGGAGCTTTCAGTTGGGGGGGCTCTCCTGGCAGGTGACCTGTTCCGACTCTGAACTGGGTGAAACATGGCTCTCTCCTTTTACCCATTTGTCTGCAGCGTTTGATGAACTCCATTGGCGCTTTGACCTGATGGAGGTCGATAACGAGTGGACGATCTGCGGTGATGGGGAGTTATGGTCGGAGCAGCTTTCGGCCGACCAGGTGCTTCCCAGCTTGCAGGCCGTGCTTTTTGGGTTGCTTTGTGCTGCGCAAGAACATCGCCTGTTGCTGCATGCCGCTGTATTGGTACGCGACGGCCAGGCGCTATTGTTGCCAGCGGAGGCGGGCAGTGGCAAATCGACCCTGACTTTGGCCTTGGCGGCGCATGGCTGGCAGGTTTACTCAGATGAATTGGCTCCTCTCGACCCTGTCTTGCTAAAGGTCGATCCATTTCCCTTGCCGATTGGCATTAAGAGTCGCTCTTTGAGCTCGCTGGCAGCCTGGTACCCTGAACTGGGGGAGGTTCCTGCCCACCGTCGTGCTGATGGCCAGCAGGTCCGCTTTCTGGGAGACCGCACCGCACCGCTGGCCGCATCGAATGCTGCTCCGGCAAAGGTGTCCCGTTTGATCTTTCCTTGCTACAAAGAGAATACAGAAACACGTTTGCGTCGTTTAGAGCCTCTTCACGCGCTTGAACTGCTTGCTTGCACAGGCTCATCGCAACGCGCCCTGACTGAAACAGATGTTGCCGCCTTGCTGACCCTTGCTGAAAAACGTGAATGCTGGCTGCTCGAGTATACCGAGGTCGCCGAGGCAGTAAAAGCCTTACGTGAAGAGAGTCTGGTTTGAAAGCTTTCATGTGTGGTGGATTGTCAAGGCCCACCTTCATCAAATGTGTTCCCTTCCAAAGTCTGACACGTTTAGGACAGGTATACAGCATAGCTGCGCTGCCTGCTAATTAATTGGTTTATAATAAAAAAAGTCTTGTTAATCCTTCCTGACTACTGTAATTTGTCAAAACTTTTCTTGCCTTCTCCGACAAGAGCAACTCCGGAGCAATCCGGATACGCAAAGTCAGGGGTCACAATGACGTGACCGCCCAACTACCGAAGAGAAGATCGCATTCCGGTTTCAGGGGGATTTGCTTTTGCAATTCCCTTGTGCAGTTATGACGGCCCTTCTTCGGAAATATCTGAGGGGGGTCTTTTTGCATTCAAGGGGAGTTGTCGATATCTGCTGGCAATTAAGAAAAGTTTGTTTGCCGTTGGCGGGTATTGGTTGGTGGAAAGCAATCGTTAACAACTTGACGGCAGTCGTCAAGTCAAGCATAAACCGGGGGGTACAATGCTACGTGAAGAGGGGTCCTTATTAAAACAAAAAGGTCTGAAGGTTCTCGACCTGCTGCTTACTTGCGTTGCATTTGGCCTCGCCTATGAGTTAAAGCAGTCTTGGCTGGGCGTTTTTTCCGGGCTTGTTGGCAACGTTAACTACCTGCTGGTTCTGTTGACGACTCTTATCTGCTGTGCTGTCAGCTACGATTTCTTTAATCTGCACAAAATCGAGCGCCGCGTCGATATCGATACACAATTCCGTAGTATTTTTAAAGCTGTTATTGCCGGTTCGGCATTGGCAGTTTTTTTGTTTTATGTGTTTAAATACGACCAGGTCAGCCGCTTGTTTTTTGCTTTTTTCATGATTTTTGATTTGCTGCTTCTCCTGGTGAGCCGGATGGTTATTGCTAAATTGGGCCTCTGGAGAAGTCGCGGCAGTATGGGCCATCGGCATGTCCTGGTGATTGGCAGCCTTGAGCGGGCCCGTGACCTGCTCAATCTTATGGCCTCTGACAGTGAACGTCGATTGGAACTGGTCGGATGCCTGGATCCTGATCCTGAGCGGGTTGGCAAGACGGTCGTTCCCGGGGTGACCGTACTCGGTACCATGGATGACTACGAATCAATGATTCTTGACCGGGCGATCGATGAGGTGGTGTTCGCCATGCCGTTGAAGTTGATCTCTGATGCCCGTGAACGGATCGGATTTGCCGAGAAAGTTGGGGTCAATGTGCGCGTTATGCCGGACTGGCAATTGCAGAAACTGATGTTTCAGCCTGAGATTGCTTCGATAACCGTGGAAAAATTCGCCGGTATGCCAACTCTGGCTCTTTCTTCCGTGCCGAGAAACGAATTCGAGTTGTTTCTCAAGTACCTGTTTGATCGAGTGGCGGCGGCCTGTGGCCTGATGTTTCTGGCCCCTCTCTTTGTTGCTCTGGCCCTGGTCATCAAGTTTAGCAGCAAGGGGCCTGTCTTCTTTCGCCAGGAGCGCAGCGGTCTGAATGGTCGCCTCTTCACTCTACTCAAATTCCGCACTATGGTTGAAAATGCAGAAGAGTTGAAAGCTGCTCTGGCCGATCAGAACGAAGTAGACGGACCGGTCTTCAAGATAAAGGCTGATCCTCGCATCACAATGGTAGGCCGGTTTTTGCGTAGAACCAGTCTCGATGAATTGCCACAGCTCATCAATATCCTGCGTGGAGAAATGAGTCTGGTGGGACCACGCCCGCCGATCCCTGCGGAGGTCAAGGATTACCAACCGTGGCAGCGTCGACGTCTTTCGATGCGGCCGGGTTTAACTTGTATTTGGCAGGTGAGTGGCCGCAATAATATCACCTTTGACAGGTGGATGGAGCTAGACCTCGAATACATCGACCATTGGTCCATCGGTCTTGATGCAAGGCTGCTCTTTAGGACTGTGCCTGCTGTCCTCTTTGGCAGTGGGCAATAAGATTCTGATAAACTAATATCCGTTATTTGTTGTGCTAATGAAAACGAAGGAGAAGCTCATGTTGCGTACTTTTTTGATAATGATCTGCTTGATTTTGCCGAGTTTACCGGTTTTTGCGGTCGAAGACGATGCTGAAAATCTGCTTGACGAGCAGATTGTAACGAACTGCGCTCTGGATGTTAGTGATGAGGTGGTGGCTATTTTTGAAGAACCTGGGCTGACTCTAGAAGAAATGCTCGGACGAGCCCTTGATGCCGACTCCAGCCTCTGTGGTGTCCTCTCTGTTGCGAAGAACAAGGGCTATTCTCAGGAACGGGTTCTTGAAATTTTGCTTTCTGGGATGTCTGGTTCTGTTGACGTACTTGTTAGGGCAGCAATTGATGCAGGCTATGATATGTTGGTTGTCGGTGAGATCTCAATTTCTTCAAGCCAACAGGTTTCGGTTGGAGAAGCGAGGGTTGACGGATCCTTAGGTGCCCTGGGCGGTTACGGTAGTGGTGAACCTGCTAGCCCTGCTTCTCTTTAATCCGTGGTTTTCTCTACATTTGATCTTTGCAGCCTCTCGCTTTCCGGGAGGCTGCATCTTTAATGA of the Deltaproteobacteria bacterium IMCC39524 genome contains:
- a CDS encoding endonuclease/exonuclease/phosphatase family protein, which translates into the protein MKNRIAGFYSLLLWCVAGILFSWYILHLTRGDHFLPVRLLTYITPWVTIAAILAALSAWFLQKFKLAATLSCLFLLLAYPYISQFIPRSVDPGPGPTLKVMTYSVMGRNHDYDAMARVFAEYQPDLAYFQEVGQGALEDKLTALSVHKKLYFVTTNNIGFIVSRYPIELEEEARPFSRFTLTLPQGAVSLWNVHTWKAIRSYDAQYGQIKALTEAVGKTSDPMIVAGDFNATEMSETYRMMAAHLKNTHAEAGFGFGFTFPTPARRMGSLFPFLRIDHIFYSQHFEAISSKVGENAGGSDHLPVIAELRLVDDRVE
- a CDS encoding MBOAT family O-acyltransferase gives rise to the protein MLFQTPIFFVFFTLFLGAYFLTRKQLRLQNVIILLGSYIFYGAWDERFLTLIIASTATDFLAGIGASGQLLTRKNLFKASGYLLVGSAISLAYTYKQSVDYYLCIIALCLLFWVVAFVAKQLDVTARKKFFVAFSVIVNLGVLAVFKYLNFFANSLQSAAGNFGYELNYVTLNIILPVGISFYTFQTLSYSIDIYRGKIKPTNSFLDLAAFVAFFPQLVAGPVERASNLLPQFEKLRVFTAERINSGATLFVWGLFKKVFIADNLSLIADKAFSNPGDLGSMDLLVGLLAFTFQIFCDFSGYSDMARGLARIIGFDLMLNFNIPYIARTPSEFWQRWHISLSSWLRDYLYIPLGGNKGGSFYIYRNLSLTMLLGGLWHGASWTFVIWGAYQGAILVVYRLLKIDEMLATLKGIPNVLTRNLINVAAISIMFLFTIYGWLIFRANTMDVLTSYTTNLLLFKGGIPFDGLLKILYYVWPLLAMQAIQVYRKNLEIFFDLPSFVRLNVALFVLYSIILLQPHATVAFIYFDF
- a CDS encoding nucleotidyltransferase family protein, which translates into the protein MHPYTQLARHLSPMVGPEEAGDVDWTLLLQLANLHKCTPLWYVRLWEKGLLGELPTGLVEYLAQLHAANVERNSTLKSELAEIVGWFAKVGIEVVLLKGAAVLADDLYGDPGARLMGDLDLLVPPDRADEAQQLLLGQGYALCPPEEEKVVYRLPTDVDYHLEPLYRPGSGIVVEVHHRMMSRQGGRALPVDRAWAEKVPAPGFGDEVFLPSPGWRLLHNALHALLPYGEFIKGQVLLCNLAEAAALLEVGHELDWSGWEDAGGKHRLRAELNGYALLLHELMDVPFPANWPPLSKNANLLTLLVAGGAREVVSPYEDDAKRLRRHYLARLPGYAWHNVCYAPGWWRLPERFGCLLTRGLRSSARKKLRL
- a CDS encoding sugar transferase, which produces MLREEGSLLKQKGLKVLDLLLTCVAFGLAYELKQSWLGVFSGLVGNVNYLLVLLTTLICCAVSYDFFNLHKIERRVDIDTQFRSIFKAVIAGSALAVFLFYVFKYDQVSRLFFAFFMIFDLLLLLVSRMVIAKLGLWRSRGSMGHRHVLVIGSLERARDLLNLMASDSERRLELVGCLDPDPERVGKTVVPGVTVLGTMDDYESMILDRAIDEVVFAMPLKLISDARERIGFAEKVGVNVRVMPDWQLQKLMFQPEIASITVEKFAGMPTLALSSVPRNEFELFLKYLFDRVAAACGLMFLAPLFVALALVIKFSSKGPVFFRQERSGLNGRLFTLLKFRTMVENAEELKAALADQNEVDGPVFKIKADPRITMVGRFLRRTSLDELPQLINILRGEMSLVGPRPPIPAEVKDYQPWQRRRLSMRPGLTCIWQVSGRNNITFDRWMELDLEYIDHWSIGLDARLLFRTVPAVLFGSGQ